One window from the genome of Thermus sediminis encodes:
- a CDS encoding PIN domain-containing protein, which translates to MAGGQGSRLEGIPRVKRPIPLVDTSVLVRYLTGDDPEKAERAARPLEGEEVGLTALVLVETAYVLTSVYRIPRERVVDALMGLLLRKNLTPRDVDEEWALEALLLCCPSARVSFADALLWAQAGPGGVVYAFDARFPQEDLEVRIP; encoded by the coding sequence GTGGCCGGAGGCCAAGGAAGCCGCCTGGAGGGCATCCCTAGGGTGAAAAGGCCCATTCCCCTGGTGGACACCAGCGTCCTCGTGCGCTACCTCACCGGAGACGATCCGGAAAAGGCGGAGCGGGCAGCCCGCCCCCTTGAGGGGGAAGAGGTGGGCCTCACCGCCTTGGTCCTGGTGGAGACGGCCTACGTCCTGACCTCCGTTTACCGCATCCCCCGCGAGCGCGTGGTGGACGCCCTCATGGGCCTTCTCCTCAGGAAAAACCTCACCCCTAGGGATGTGGACGAGGAGTGGGCCCTCGAGGCCCTCCTCCTCTGCTGTCCCTCCGCCCGGGTGTCCTTCGCCGACGCCCTGCTTTGGGCCCAAGCGGGGCCTGGAGGAGTGGTCTACGCCTTTGATGCCCGCTTTCCCCAGGAGGACCTGGAGGTGCGGATTCCCTAG
- a CDS encoding AbrB family transcriptional regulator, which produces MVIQKRIRERLGVGPGWRVLQRLVGNRVELVFLPPEDKSLKGILAPYTAVRVGDEAWPEAKEAAWRASLG; this is translated from the coding sequence GTGGTCATCCAAAAGCGCATCCGGGAGCGCCTGGGCGTAGGGCCCGGCTGGCGGGTCCTCCAGCGCTTGGTGGGCAACCGGGTGGAACTCGTCTTTCTCCCTCCTGAGGACAAAAGCCTCAAGGGCATCCTGGCCCCCTACACCGCGGTCCGGGTGGGGGACGAGGCGTGGCCGGAGGCCAAGGAAGCCGCCTGGAGGGCATCCCTAGGGTGA
- the gcvH gene encoding glycine cleavage system protein GcvH: MDILKDRFYTKTHEWALPEGDTVLVGITDYAQDALGDIVYVELPQVGRAVEAGEALAVVESVKTASDIYAPVAGEVVEVNLALEKNPELVNQDPYGEGWIFRLRPRDMADLDGLLDAEGYQAALESA; encoded by the coding sequence ATGGACATTCTGAAGGACCGCTTCTACACCAAGACCCATGAGTGGGCCCTGCCCGAAGGGGACACGGTGCTGGTGGGCATCACGGACTACGCCCAGGACGCCCTGGGGGACATCGTGTACGTGGAGCTCCCCCAGGTGGGACGGGCGGTGGAGGCCGGGGAGGCCCTCGCCGTGGTAGAGAGCGTGAAGACCGCCTCCGACATCTACGCCCCGGTGGCGGGGGAGGTGGTGGAGGTGAACCTGGCCCTGGAGAAGAACCCCGAGCTCGTCAACCAGGACCCCTACGGGGAGGGCTGGATCTTCCGCCTGAGACCCCGGGACATGGCCGATCTGGACGGGCTTTTGGACGCGGAGGGCTACCAGGCGGCGCTGGAGAGCGCCTAG
- the gcvPA gene encoding aminomethyl-transferring glycine dehydrogenase subunit GcvPA yields the protein MDYTPHTEEEIRAMLAKVGAEGLEDLYAHLPKEVLNPPIALPEPMPEWRVLEELARLAEANLPARKAFLGGGVRAHHVPPVVQALGSRGEFLTAYTPYQPEVSQGVLQAIFEYQTMIAELTGLEVANASMYDGATALAEGVLLALRETGRMGVLVSQGVHPEYREVLRTYLEAVGAELTTLPLEGGRTPTPEVPEGVGAVVAQNPNFLGALEDLSPLAEAAHRAGALFVAVADPLSLALLKPPGALGADIAVGDGQVLGLPLGYGGPHFGFLATKKAFVRQLPGRLVSETVDVEGRRGFLLTLQAREQYIRRAKAKSNITTNAQLTALMGAMYLAALGPMGLKEVALKGVAMAHRLRELLLALPGVEAFTPEPFFQEFALRLPKDPLEVRRALAERGLHGALPVPREYGRHLALFAATELHEEEDLLALREALEEVL from the coding sequence ATGGACTACACGCCCCACACCGAAGAGGAGATCCGGGCCATGCTGGCGAAGGTGGGGGCGGAGGGCCTCGAGGACCTCTACGCCCACCTCCCCAAGGAGGTCCTAAACCCCCCCATCGCCCTCCCCGAGCCCATGCCGGAGTGGAGGGTGTTGGAGGAACTGGCCCGCCTGGCCGAGGCCAACCTCCCCGCCAGGAAGGCCTTTCTGGGAGGGGGGGTCCGGGCCCACCACGTGCCCCCCGTGGTCCAGGCCCTGGGAAGCCGGGGGGAGTTCCTCACCGCCTACACCCCCTACCAGCCCGAGGTGAGCCAGGGAGTCCTGCAGGCCATCTTTGAGTACCAGACCATGATCGCCGAGCTCACCGGGCTGGAGGTGGCCAACGCCTCCATGTACGACGGCGCCACGGCCCTGGCGGAAGGGGTCCTCCTGGCCCTAAGGGAGACGGGGCGGATGGGCGTCCTGGTCTCCCAGGGGGTCCACCCGGAGTACCGGGAGGTCCTCAGGACCTACCTGGAGGCGGTGGGGGCGGAGCTCACCACCCTTCCCCTGGAGGGGGGGAGGACCCCTACCCCGGAGGTGCCCGAGGGGGTGGGGGCGGTGGTGGCCCAGAACCCCAACTTCCTGGGGGCCCTGGAGGACCTCTCCCCCCTGGCGGAGGCCGCCCACCGGGCGGGGGCCCTCTTCGTGGCCGTGGCCGACCCCCTCTCCCTCGCCCTCCTCAAGCCCCCCGGGGCCTTGGGGGCGGACATCGCCGTGGGGGACGGCCAGGTCCTGGGCCTGCCCCTGGGCTATGGCGGGCCCCACTTCGGCTTCCTGGCCACCAAGAAGGCCTTCGTGCGCCAACTTCCCGGGAGGCTGGTCTCGGAGACCGTGGACGTGGAGGGGAGGCGGGGCTTCCTCCTCACCCTCCAGGCCCGGGAGCAGTACATCAGGCGGGCCAAGGCCAAGAGCAACATCACCACCAACGCCCAGCTCACCGCCCTCATGGGGGCCATGTACCTGGCGGCCCTGGGGCCTATGGGCCTAAAGGAGGTGGCCCTGAAGGGGGTGGCCATGGCCCACCGCCTCCGGGAACTCCTCCTCGCCCTCCCCGGGGTGGAGGCCTTCACCCCCGAGCCCTTCTTCCAGGAGTTCGCCCTAAGGCTCCCCAAGGACCCCCTGGAGGTGCGCCGCGCCCTGGCGGAGCGGGGCCTCCATGGGGCCTTGCCCGTGCCCCGGGAGTACGGGAGGCACCTGGCCCTTTTCGCCGCCACCGAGCTCCACGAGGAGGAGGACCTCCTGGCCTTGCGGGAGGCCCTAGAGGAGGTGCTATGA
- the gcvPB gene encoding aminomethyl-transferring glycine dehydrogenase subunit GcvPB, which produces MNYPLIYERSRKGRRGLRLVKAVPKAEDYIPKAFLREDPPRLPEVDELTLVRHYTGLSRRQVGVDTTFYPLGSCTMKYNPKLHEEAARLFAHLHPYQDPGTAQGALRLMWELGEYLKALTGMEAITLEPAAGAHGELTGILIIRAYHEDRGEGRTRRVVLVPDSAHGSNPATASMAGYQVREVPSGPDGEVDLEALKRELSPHVAAIMLTNPNTLGLFERRILEISRLAKEAGAQLYYDGANLNAILGWARPGDMGFDVVHLNLHKTFTVPHGGGGPGSGPVGVKAHLAPYLPVPTVERGEEGFYLDFGRPKSIGRVRSFHGNFLALVRAWAYIRTLGLEGLRKAAALSVLNARYLKELLKERGYRIPYEGPCMHEFVAQPPQGFRALDLAKGLLELGFHPPTVYFPLIVREALMVEPTETEGKETLEAFAEAMGELLKRPREWLEGAPYTTPVRRLDELRANKTPKLTYFDEG; this is translated from the coding sequence ATGAACTACCCCCTGATCTACGAGCGGAGCCGCAAGGGAAGGCGTGGCCTCAGGCTGGTGAAGGCGGTGCCCAAGGCGGAGGACTACATCCCCAAGGCCTTCCTGCGGGAAGACCCTCCCCGCCTTCCCGAGGTGGACGAGCTCACCCTGGTGCGCCACTACACCGGGCTTTCCCGCCGCCAGGTGGGGGTGGACACCACCTTCTACCCCTTGGGAAGCTGCACCATGAAGTACAACCCCAAGCTCCACGAGGAGGCAGCCCGCCTCTTCGCCCACCTCCACCCCTACCAGGACCCGGGGACGGCCCAGGGGGCCCTGAGGCTCATGTGGGAGCTCGGGGAGTACCTGAAGGCCCTCACGGGCATGGAGGCCATCACCCTAGAGCCCGCCGCCGGGGCCCACGGGGAGCTCACGGGGATCCTCATCATCCGGGCCTACCACGAGGACCGGGGGGAGGGGAGGACGAGGCGGGTGGTCCTGGTGCCCGACTCCGCCCACGGCTCCAACCCCGCCACCGCCAGCATGGCGGGCTACCAGGTGAGGGAGGTCCCCTCCGGGCCCGATGGGGAGGTGGACCTCGAGGCCCTGAAGCGGGAGCTCTCCCCCCACGTGGCCGCCATCATGCTCACCAACCCCAACACCCTGGGCCTCTTTGAGAGGCGCATCCTGGAGATCTCCCGCCTGGCCAAGGAGGCTGGAGCCCAGCTCTACTACGACGGGGCCAACCTGAACGCCATCCTGGGCTGGGCCAGGCCCGGGGACATGGGCTTTGACGTGGTCCACCTGAACCTGCACAAGACCTTCACCGTGCCCCACGGGGGCGGGGGGCCGGGTTCGGGCCCCGTGGGGGTGAAGGCCCACCTGGCCCCCTACCTGCCCGTGCCCACGGTGGAGCGGGGGGAGGAGGGCTTCTACCTGGACTTCGGGCGGCCCAAGAGCATCGGGAGGGTCAGGAGCTTCCACGGGAACTTCCTGGCCCTGGTGCGGGCCTGGGCCTACATCCGCACCCTGGGGCTAGAGGGCCTTAGGAAGGCCGCCGCCCTCTCGGTGCTCAACGCCCGCTACCTGAAGGAGCTTTTGAAGGAGCGGGGCTACCGCATCCCCTACGAGGGGCCCTGCATGCACGAGTTCGTGGCCCAGCCGCCCCAGGGCTTCCGCGCCCTGGACCTGGCCAAGGGGCTTCTGGAGCTGGGCTTCCACCCCCCCACGGTCTACTTTCCCCTCATCGTCAGGGAGGCCCTCATGGTGGAGCCCACGGAGACGGAGGGCAAGGAGACCCTCGAGGCCTTCGCCGAGGCCATGGGGGAACTCCTCAAGAGGCCCAGGGAGTGGCTGGAAGGGGCTCCCTACACCACCCCGGTCCGCCGCCTGGACGAGCTTAGGGCCAACAAGACCCCCAAGCTCACCTACTTTGACGAGGGGTAG
- the ribF gene encoding riboflavin biosynthesis protein RibF: MLFSEVADVPRGPKVVAVGSFDGVHLGHQHLLRQALAEAKARHLPLLVYTFDPPTKVFTRGEGFLMDLEEKVEALKALGVELILAVPFNEAFARRSAEAFLEDLKALGAEAIYVGEDFRFGQGRAGTPEALEKVAPVKAVPLLELGGEVVKSSRIRDLLKGGQVEEARHLLGRPYGAYGVVVEGDGMGRRLGFPTANLAVHPLKVLPPGVFAVEAEGAFGRYKGVANVGTRPTLGGEERRLEVHLLGFLGDLYGEEVRVRFLKRLREERRFPSLEDLKAQIAKDVAEARGYFGL, translated from the coding sequence TGGCCGTGGGCTCCTTTGACGGGGTGCACCTGGGCCACCAGCACCTCCTGCGCCAAGCCCTCGCCGAGGCCAAGGCCCGCCACCTGCCCCTCTTGGTCTACACCTTTGACCCCCCCACCAAGGTCTTCACCCGGGGGGAGGGTTTTCTCATGGACCTCGAGGAGAAGGTGGAGGCCCTGAAGGCCCTGGGGGTGGAGCTGATCCTCGCCGTCCCCTTCAACGAGGCCTTCGCCAGGAGAAGCGCCGAGGCCTTCTTGGAGGACCTAAAGGCCCTTGGGGCCGAGGCCATCTACGTGGGGGAGGACTTCCGCTTCGGCCAGGGCCGGGCGGGAACCCCAGAGGCCCTGGAAAAGGTGGCCCCGGTGAAGGCGGTCCCCCTCCTGGAACTTGGGGGGGAGGTGGTGAAGTCTAGCCGCATCCGGGACCTCCTCAAGGGGGGCCAGGTAGAGGAGGCCCGCCACCTCCTGGGCCGTCCCTACGGCGCCTACGGGGTGGTGGTGGAGGGGGACGGGATGGGGCGGAGGCTGGGCTTCCCCACCGCCAACCTGGCGGTCCACCCCTTGAAGGTCCTCCCCCCAGGGGTCTTCGCGGTGGAGGCGGAAGGGGCCTTTGGGCGGTACAAGGGCGTGGCCAACGTGGGCACGAGGCCCACCTTGGGAGGGGAGGAGCGGCGGCTTGAGGTCCACCTCCTGGGCTTCCTGGGGGACCTCTACGGGGAGGAGGTGCGGGTGCGCTTCCTGAAAAGGCTTCGGGAGGAGAGGCGCTTCCCCTCCCTAGAGGACCTGAAGGCCCAGATCGCGAAGGACGTGGCCGAGGCCAGGGGGTATTTTGGGCTATGA